One Lentisphaera araneosa HTCC2155 DNA window includes the following coding sequences:
- a CDS encoding TPM domain-containing protein: MKNTLLIITLIFFALSTQAKAPLSKYVITETPFLSKTAISTLNSKLSDFEHGENKKILVFVIKSFNGQDEVKYSHELWKRKKLDGNTIIFIIAKNDRKTRISVGDHLDEKLTDKEAKFILDKIVKPNFQKKLFDKGTELAIDQIIKEFEKE; encoded by the coding sequence ATGAAAAATACACTACTAATCATCACGTTAATTTTCTTTGCTTTGTCAACTCAAGCAAAAGCACCGCTCTCAAAATATGTCATCACAGAAACACCATTTTTAAGTAAGACGGCAATATCAACTTTAAATTCAAAATTAAGCGATTTTGAACATGGAGAAAATAAAAAAATACTTGTCTTTGTAATCAAAAGTTTTAATGGGCAAGACGAGGTGAAATATTCACATGAGCTATGGAAAAGAAAGAAACTCGATGGCAACACCATCATATTTATCATTGCAAAGAATGATAGAAAAACACGTATAAGTGTGGGTGACCATTTAGACGAAAAGCTAACTGATAAAGAAGCTAAATTCATACTCGATAAAATAGTAAAACCTAATTTCCAAAAGAAGTTGTTCGATAAAGGAACTGAATTAGCAATTGATCAAATAATAAAAGAATTTGAAAAAGAGTAA
- a CDS encoding IS30 family transposase — protein MSYKHLSLEERHYLELEQKAGTSINKIAKKLCRHVSTLSRELKRNTGKRGYRNRQANELAQKRLKEKPKSIKLTVEVKIYIDEHLTKDWSPEQIVGRLKDDMSISLHHETVYQYILKDKKSGGELYKLLRHQGKPYRKRYGNQHSRNGIPNRIDIDQRPEAANKRERVGDWELDTIIGKAHKGAIVTMDDRKSKVRLALPVSQKKASLVSEAIINLLTPIKEQVHTLTFDNGKEFAKHESISEKLECKSYFAKPYHSWERGQNENANGLLRQYFPKYMTLDKVNVSEVEIAVDKLNNRPRKCLKFKTPYEVFQKLTGIDLTKTKGVALMS, from the coding sequence ATGTCCTATAAACATCTGAGTCTTGAAGAAAGACATTACCTTGAGTTGGAACAAAAGGCAGGTACATCCATCAATAAAATAGCAAAAAAGCTATGTCGTCACGTGAGTACTCTCTCACGGGAACTTAAACGTAACACAGGTAAACGTGGTTATCGTAACAGGCAGGCTAATGAATTAGCTCAAAAGCGACTAAAAGAAAAGCCAAAATCCATCAAATTAACAGTTGAGGTTAAAATTTATATCGATGAACATCTTACGAAGGATTGGAGTCCAGAACAAATCGTTGGGCGATTAAAAGATGATATGTCAATATCACTTCATCATGAAACAGTTTACCAATATATTCTCAAAGACAAAAAATCGGGTGGTGAACTATATAAGTTGCTTCGACATCAAGGTAAGCCTTACCGTAAACGTTATGGTAATCAACACAGTAGAAATGGCATTCCCAACAGGATTGATATAGATCAGCGACCTGAAGCTGCAAACAAAAGAGAACGAGTTGGTGACTGGGAGCTTGATACAATCATCGGAAAAGCTCATAAAGGGGCAATAGTAACAATGGATGATCGTAAGTCAAAAGTACGGTTAGCACTGCCTGTTTCTCAGAAAAAGGCTTCCTTAGTTAGTGAAGCCATCATTAATTTGTTGACACCTATTAAAGAACAAGTTCACACTCTCACCTTTGATAACGGGAAGGAGTTTGCTAAACATGAGAGTATTTCTGAAAAGTTGGAATGTAAAAGCTATTTTGCAAAACCATATCATTCATGGGAGCGAGGACAGAACGAAAATGCAAATGGCTTACTACGTCAATACTTTCCCAAGTACATGACTCTTGATAAAGTTAATGTTTCAGAAGTTGAAATTGCTGTCGACAAGCTTAATAATAGGCCTAGAAAATGCTTAAAATTTAAAACACCTTATGAAGTATTTCAGAAATTAACTGGAATTGATTTAACAAAAACAAAGGGTGTTGCACTTATGAGTTGA
- a CDS encoding type II secretion system protein — MHLKKHFTKTDLLVILAIFCVIGIFTIPALSTNSDRRAPHPCNINLKKVSIAMQMYFSDGSETVFPTNTKFSYLDQNSHIAKVFGLDASILTCPAKRKHGDHVYSIDKAIQGLEIRKWESTDSLIGYDSTKKGNVDVHIPANKAYGLFGDGHIEPILENKERAYK; from the coding sequence ATGCACTTAAAGAAACACTTTACTAAAACCGACCTCTTAGTGATCCTTGCCATTTTTTGTGTGATTGGCATTTTTACTATCCCTGCACTCTCAACAAACTCCGATAGAAGAGCTCCACACCCGTGTAATATTAATTTGAAAAAAGTTAGCATTGCAATGCAGATGTATTTTTCAGATGGTTCAGAAACAGTGTTTCCAACAAATACTAAGTTCTCTTATTTAGATCAAAATAGTCATATAGCTAAAGTCTTCGGATTAGATGCAAGTATCCTTACATGCCCAGCAAAAAGAAAACATGGCGACCATGTTTATTCGATTGACAAGGCTATTCAAGGACTCGAGATAAGAAAATGGGAAAGCACTGATTCACTTATTGGCTATGACAGTACGAAAAAAGGTAATGTGGACGTTCATATCCCTGCAAATAAAGCATACGGCCTATTTGGCGACGGACATATTGAACCGATACTAGAAAACAAAGAACGAGCATACAAGTAA
- a CDS encoding GFA family protein codes for MSKSIENTGQCLCGAVKIHAKSMSNDVGACHCEMCRKWAGAPYLGVDCKDSVKFDGTENIKIFNSSEWAERGFCSECSTHLFYHLKKNDQFIVPIGLFDNQMELNFDHEIFIDSKPDYYSFKNETHKMTGAEVFAMFSEE; via the coding sequence ATGAGTAAGAGTATTGAAAACACTGGCCAATGTCTTTGTGGTGCGGTTAAAATTCACGCAAAATCAATGAGTAATGATGTGGGCGCCTGTCATTGCGAGATGTGCAGAAAATGGGCCGGCGCACCCTACTTAGGAGTGGACTGCAAGGATTCCGTAAAATTCGACGGCACGGAAAATATCAAAATTTTTAATTCTTCCGAATGGGCGGAGCGCGGTTTTTGCTCAGAATGCAGCACTCACCTTTTCTATCACCTAAAGAAAAACGATCAGTTTATCGTGCCCATAGGTCTCTTTGATAATCAAATGGAACTCAATTTTGACCACGAAATTTTCATTGATTCAAAGCCGGATTATTACTCCTTCAAAAACGAGACTCACAAAATGACTGGTGCTGAAGTCTTTGCCATGTTTAGTGAAGAGTAA
- a CDS encoding YwbE family protein, with amino-acid sequence MDGRNRSNIKFGLEVRIVLKKDQRSGALTEGIVQNILTNSSFHPHGIKVRLESGDVGRVKEISE; translated from the coding sequence ATGGATGGTCGAAATCGTTCAAATATTAAATTTGGTCTAGAAGTGAGAATTGTTCTTAAAAAAGACCAAAGGTCTGGGGCGCTCACGGAAGGAATTGTCCAAAATATATTGACCAATTCCTCCTTTCATCCCCATGGTATCAAAGTTCGCCTAGAAAGCGGCGATGTCGGAAGAGTCAAAGAAATCTCAGAATAA